In the genome of Hyalangium ruber, the window ACGGGCAGCTCATCTCCTCGGCGGGGCAGACCCAGAACATCGACACCACCTCGCTGGCCTCGCTGACGGCCGGCAACGTGGCGGCGATGGGCGGGTTGGCCAAGCTGATCGGTGAGAACGAGTTCCCCAATCAGTTTCACGAAGGGGCGAAGGACTCGCTCTACATGACCATCGTCGGCAGCCGGGTGGTGCTGGTGGTCATCTTCGACAACCGCACCAGCCTGGGTCTCGTCCGCCTTCGCATCAAGAAGGCCAGCGACGAGCTGGCGAAGATCTTCGAGAGCCTGGTGAAGAAGACCGACAGTCCCGGGATCGGCTCGCCGTTCGCCGAGATCTCCGACGACGATATCGACAACCTCTTCAGCGAGTAACCCGGGAAGCCATGTCCTTCATCAACTACTCCTCCCGCGAGATCAACTGCAAGATCGTCTATTACGGGCCGGGTCTCTGCGGGAAGACGACGAACCTGCAGTACATCTACAACAAGACCGCCGCCGACACGAAGGGCAAGCTCATCTCGCTGTCCACCGAGACGGACCGCACGCTCTTCTTCGACTTCCTGCCGCTGTCGCTCGGTGAGATTCGCGGCTTCAAGACGCGCTTCCACCTGTACACGGTGCCGGGTCAGGTCTTCTACGACGCCAGCCGCAAGCTGATCCTCAAGGGCGTGGACGGCGTGGTGTTCGTGGCCGACAGCCAGATCGAGCGCATGGAAGCGAACATGGAGTCGCTGGAGAACCTGCGCATCAACCTGGCCGAGCAGGGCTACGACCTGAACAAGATCCCGTACGTGATGCAGTACAACAAGCGGGACCTGCCCAACGCGGTGACGGTGGAAGAGATCCGCAAGGCGCTCAACCCACGCAACATCCCCGAGTACCAGGCCGTTGCGCCGACCGGCGTGGGCGTGTTCGACACGCTCAAGGCGGTGGCCAAGCTGGTGCTCACCGAGCTGCGCAAGGGCGGCTAGCCGACAGGAGAGCGGGCTGCCATCCAACCCCCCGCCGCTGCGACGCGGGGGCCAAAGGGTGGTATGACCGCAGTCCGGTCGGGCCGGCTCCCCGTCGAGGTCGCTCGTGCGTTCCGCTTCCTCCAGTTTCTGTCTCTTCGCGCTGCTGAGCGTCAGCCTCTGTCTGCCGGCGCTCGCGCAGGAGACACCCGCGACGCCCGCGCCCGCATCCCCCGCTACCGAGGTGACCGTCACCCCGCCGGCCTCTCCGGCCGCGGCTCCGGCTCCGACTTCAGCGCCGAGCTCGGAGGCCATCTCCCCCACCCCGCCGGGGCCCTCCGCGCAGACGGCGGACGAGGCCTTCGACACGCGCGTCAAGACGATGGAGGAGCAGGTCGTCGACTTGAAGGAGAAGATCTACCGCTCCAAGGCGCGGCTGCTGCTGTTGCAGGAGACGGTGCTGGGTGGAGACCTGTCCACGGGCGCCCGCGCGGTGCTCTTCCACAAGAACGAGATGGGCAGCTCGTTCGTCCTGGAGTCGGTGGCCTACGCGCTGGACGGCGCGCCCATCTTCACCAAGGTGAACGAGAACGGTGACCTGGACAAGCTCGAGGAGTTCGAGATCTTCAACGGCCGCATCGTCCCCGGCCAGCACCAGGTGGCCGTGCGGCTGGTGTACCGCGGCAACGGCTACGGCGTGTTCAGCTACCTCGAGGGCTACAAGTTCAAGGTGCAGTCCAGCTACACCTTCAACGCCGAGGGCGGCAAGGTGACCACGGTGCGCGTGGTCGGCTTCGAGAAGGGCGGGCTCACCACGGACCTGAAGGACCGCCCCACGGTGCGCTACGACATCGAGGTGTCGCGCGACGCGCCCCAGCCCAAGAGTGCCCCGAAAGCTCCGGCGGCGACTCCGACGGCGGCCCCGGCCTCTCCGCCCTCCGCTGCCGAGACGAAGTAGGGGTCCGCCGGTGAACGCGTCTGACCCTCGCGTCCTCTTCCTCTCGGCGGTGCTGTCCCTGGCCCCCGCCGCCCGGCCCGCGCTCGCCGCTCCGGAGACGGTGGAGGTGCGCGCCAGCCGCGACGTGAAGCGCCAGCTGGAGCAGGTGGACAAGCAGCTGCAGAACGCTGACGAGAACATCCGCTTCGTCGAGACGCAGTTCACCCAGCGCCCCGAGCCCAGCGACGAGGAGGCCAAGCTGCGGCGCTTCTCGGACGGAGAGATCCAGTACCTCCTGGGCGACTGGACGGCCGCCTCCGTCCTCTTCTACGACCTGGTGAGCGATCCGCGCTTCCGCGCTCACGCGCTCTACCCGGACGCCCTCTTCTATCTGTCCGACTCGCTGCTGGAGCAGCAGAACTACATCGGCGCGCGGCTCTACCTGCGCGAGCTGCTCAGCCTGCCTCCCACGGACCGTTATAAGGATGCGCTCAGCCGCTACCTGAACGTCGCCAGCCGGCTCAACCAGTTCGACGGCATCGACGACTACATCGCACAGGCCCGGAAGCTCTCCGGAGGCCAGCTCCCGCCCGAGCTGGCGTACGTCTACGCCAAGTGGCTCTTCCGGCGCGCGGACCTCAAGAACGAGGAGCGCATCGCCCGCGCCCGTGAAGCCTTCGAGCCGCTGATGCGCTCCAACATCCGCCTCGTGCGCCTGCAGAGCGCCTACCACCTGGGCGTGCTGTCCGTGCAGGCCGGGGACTTGAAGGACGCCATCGAGCGCTTCCGCGAGCTGGCCTCGCTGCCCGTCAACGTGCCGGAAGAGGTGCGCATCCGCGAGCTGACGAACCTCTCCCTGGGCCGGCTCCTCTATGAGACGGGCAACCTGGACGAGGCGCTGGATCGCTACCAGCAGATTCCCGGCGAGAGCGAGTCGTTCGTGGACTCGCTCTATGAGGTGTCCTGGACGTACGTGAAGAAGGGCGACTTCAGCCGCGCCAAGAACGCCATCGACAT includes:
- the mglA gene encoding gliding-motility regulator Ras-like GTPase MglA, with product MSFINYSSREINCKIVYYGPGLCGKTTNLQYIYNKTAADTKGKLISLSTETDRTLFFDFLPLSLGEIRGFKTRFHLYTVPGQVFYDASRKLILKGVDGVVFVADSQIERMEANMESLENLRINLAEQGYDLNKIPYVMQYNKRDLPNAVTVEEIRKALNPRNIPEYQAVAPTGVGVFDTLKAVAKLVLTELRKGG
- a CDS encoding dihydrolipoamide acetyltransferase, with protein sequence MRSASSSFCLFALLSVSLCLPALAQETPATPAPASPATEVTVTPPASPAAAPAPTSAPSSEAISPTPPGPSAQTADEAFDTRVKTMEEQVVDLKEKIYRSKARLLLLQETVLGGDLSTGARAVLFHKNEMGSSFVLESVAYALDGAPIFTKVNENGDLDKLEEFEIFNGRIVPGQHQVAVRLVYRGNGYGVFSYLEGYKFKVQSSYTFNAEGGKVTTVRVVGFEKGGLTTDLKDRPTVRYDIEVSRDAPQPKSAPKAPAATPTAAPASPPSAAETK
- the mglB gene encoding gliding-motility regulator GTPase-activating protein MglB, with the translated sequence MGTQLVMYEEEFTKINAVCDRLTKDANAKVVFLVDKNGQLISSAGQTQNIDTTSLASLTAGNVAAMGGLAKLIGENEFPNQFHEGAKDSLYMTIVGSRVVLVVIFDNRTSLGLVRLRIKKASDELAKIFESLVKKTDSPGIGSPFAEISDDDIDNLFSE